The DNA window CACTTATCGGTTTACAAGCACACAATTTTCCATCACCGAACATTACATAAGGTTTTCCAGTTTTCACTAATTCTACTTGCCCacctaaacttttaaaaaacgCAGTTGGTCTCACAATACTGTAAGTCAAACCCGAATCAATCAATTCAGCTTCGAATTTCAGTTTCGCACGTTGGAATTCAAGAAGGGGTTTTTGTACACAAATTGCAGATAAAAGAACAAAATGTGAAGCGCCATGATTTCTACCTGCAATAAGGCTGTTCTTAGTCGCCTCATAATCGATTAGCCATGAATCCTTAACGCCACCGTTGCGGCTGGCGAGACAAGAAACGACTACATCGATTGAAACACCTAAATCGTTTAAGGTTTTCTCCAAAGAATCCAATTGGGTTACATCTGAAAAGGTCACTTTAGCTCCATTTAACTGCTGCAATGCATCTTCTTTGCTAAATTTTCCTCTAATTCCACTCTTTTCTCTAGCGACTGCGATAACGTTAAATCCTCTCTTGACTAATTCTTTCACAACGAAATTACCAATGTACCCAGTTGAACCCACAATCAGAATGTTAATGTCTTTTGGGTTCTTGGATCGGAATGATGGTTTAGAAGTTTCGAGTGAAGAAGGTGTAGCAGAAGCATAGAAGAAGAAGGGTTTGATTCTTTGTTTGGTAGGAAGAGCATATGGGTTTGATTTCATCTGCATTTGATTGATGAAATTGGAATGGAGAAGGTTATTATTAGGTCTATGAATCCGAACCTTTGGTGTGTGGATGATGAAGCCATTGGCGAGAGCACCAATATACATttcttgtcttcttcttcttcttcagtgaTCAATCTTGGTTCCAAACTGGGCATGGATTATTATAATAGAAACATCCCATGAAAATTGAAGATTTCTGGAGGCAGAAAAAGAGAGAGGGAGTGAAGGAGGGGAAGATGCTATCGAAAGTGGAATCCAAATGAGTGGTTGATAATTGATAACCTATAATCCATAcacattgttattattatagaCAAAGTGTAAATTTACTtggataaaaattaaattacaaactCCAGGAATATGAACTATGATCACTATATGATAGTTCATTGGATGATtgaatcttattattatattatgcaAATGCTTAAGTGTCATACTCTCATTCTCTACATAGATGAAATCAAGTAAACAAAGCAAATATTGCAAAGCAACAAGGTAATTTGATACTAGGGAAGCTGTTGGATTCTTTTGGGGTATTTGAGATCTCTAGGAAGAGGTTAAAGTGATTGATTGCTTTCGTTTATAAAAAATCCCAAAATAGAGGATTTTCCATCGGAAAAGAGGGGAGATATAGACTAGCAACAACATTGGAGACAACTTGAAATCAATTTCCCTCCTCCTAATGTGATGGATGATTTAAAAAGAGATTGAGAAGTCCTCCAAAAGAAAAGTTAGGAGGATatagtttaaagaattaatgtTACACGTGTTcgctttaatttaaaaaatgagagtTTTTACGTTATTTAACATTCACTTTATAACTTTAGTTCGATCCTAGTATCTACCAGAACATTCACTACCAGAACATTCACTAGTATATTTCACTAATTACATGACCTAATGAAGTGACACATACACACAAACAAAAGTGAAGCATCACCCAACTTATTTGTTGATTCTTTTCTCTTTGTATACGTGTTCGCTTTAAtctaaaaaatgagaatttttagttatttaacaTTCACTTTATAACTTCTTATTAAAGTTAGTTCGATCTTACCAAAACAGACATGAATTTCACTAATGAAGTGACATACACACAAAAGTGAAGCATCACCCAACTCATTTGTTGATTCTTTTCTCTTTGTATAAGTGGCGCTGCCTTGATGAATATAGACAACGTCTGTTATGATCAAACTAACCTCTTATCAACCCGATAGCGTGACAATTTCATAACCTTAGTAAACAGCTTGAATTGTGAAGAGAAAAgtataaacaaaaacatatgAGAGTGAACTACCCAAAACTGGGAGGACACACAAAGAAAGACAGACTCTATCATTTGTATAAGTGAAAGTCAATAAGAGGTAAATAAGCTTTATACTGCAAATTGAACTGGGGATACAACTCTGTTTTCttctgatttgtttgattttaaaagaaaagaaattagcAATACCAATGGAGAACTCTTTTGCGGGGATCAATCTTCAGAGAGCACAAAGTCAGTCTAATTAACGTAAAAGTACCATCCTTCTTCTGGGTTGGGGAGGTGGTGTGATGAATACCATAACCAGGATATACGCCATCACTACGATCACGATGACTGCCTTGAGGTCTAATCCATCATCAGATTCTGATGAACAGCACATTGTCCCCATATTTTCTCTTTGTGTTTGCCTTGAGATGGTGCAAGAAGAAAATAAGGCTCAAACAGATAAATGGCTTCATCTAACACCCAACCCAATGGAAGAAGGAAGGAAAGAAGTGGTATCTATTTGGTAAGAAAACAGTTGACCTcttctattattattagtaccataatgatatatattatattacaaattgATTGATTTAAAAACATCTCCAAAGGTGCCTTTATTTGAATGTCCAATAGAAAAAGACAATCCTATGAACCAACCGGacttattaactaattaaatgaaGACTTCATTGCAATACCCCTTTTACCAACTCATTATAGAAAGACTTGTTATTCTGAGAACACAAGGGAAAAGAAGactaaaaatatgacaaaatgaATAAACTATTCAGATACACCGAGGAAATTAGCAAAGCTTGGATACTTTGGCTCCCATCCTATTTCTTTACGGGTTTTACTGTTGCTTAGTTTCTTGCCTAATGTGTCTTTAGTGCCTGCACACAACAACAATATATTACTTTGTAAACCATTCATTATGTATGCTTGATTGCTTCTAGTCTTACCTAGCTAGCATTGATTGATTGACGCAATAAGTTCTCAAATTACCATAAAATATACTACTTGTTTTACTCATGAGTTTTGAGGATCTTACCTGTAAATTTGTTGAACTTCTTTTCGAATTTTCCACTCTTATCAACCAAGTCCATTATCTCTTGCCTTCATTCAAATTTACTCATTAAAAATCAAAGGGAAAAGATGGGGTGACAGCAACTTAAAATGTTTCATGTGCTTAAAATTTAACAGCTATGCCATTGCTAAGTATACCTGGATAAGGGATGGTTATCACACCCTAGAAAAATGCGGCCTCTAAGCTTCTTTTTCAAGATTGCCACAGAGAGGGATGCAGCATCCTTAAACCAGAAGAAGAAGTAAACAGGACAAAATCATAAGATGATCGGGAACCATCATGTCAGAAAATCATATGATCTTGGATATATGGTGTACTACTTGCCTCGTAATGTATCAGATTGAGAATGTGATCTGGACGAACGTCAACTGTCCCTTTCTCCAGCCAATAATGATGTGCTCCTCTATCTATTTTGTTTTACCTGTTAAGGCAATCATTCATTCATGTAACAGAATCTATTTCCCTAATATTCACTTTGACACGAATCTCGAAAAAGGATATATAAAGTCCAGCCAATCTGAGAACACAACCATCATGCTCAAGCACCACCTTTTCTGCTTTTAACAGTACATCACTCCTAGGGCTCTTTCCAATAGGTGCTACTGGGCTGTCCTGCAGACCACACCATAAAATGAATTAACAAATTAGCAGTCACTCATTGAACAGGTTAGTATAAATCCTTTCTGAGCTAGATTAATAAATCTTAGTATTAAAATTCAAGAAAGTTATTCTGCATTTCTCAATCTAAGTGCTTTCAATAGGAATCGAACATGAGACCTCGGGGTGGTAAAGACGAGCAATCATGATTTTGTGTGATATTCCTACAGAGAGCATCCAGATATGAAATTAAAGAACACTCGATGTAGTACCTCATCACAAGGTCCATTATCAGAGACATCATATGGTGCAGAACTTGATGTGAACAGGAAAGAGCCTTCGCCGTTCCAGCTTGAGGCAGCTTCCCTAGTTTTTGGATAAAAGGAAATCCAAGTGAATAAACAATGTTATCCCCATGGACCTTTATGTGTACGAGGAAGAACTTCCTTTTAAGCCAAAAAGGTTAAAACCATTCTAGTGTGAgcctagaaataaaatattgtataatacTTCTTTTGAATGTTCCATGAGTTACATAGATATGAAATGCAGTTGTGGTCTATTATTTCCAAAATGCTTTGCAAAATCACGTGCAAACAAAATAGAGACATTGCAGTGTGCGAACATGAAAGGAGAACATCAAGCACACTATAACCTTTATTTTTTCTGAGAAACAACATACTTGAAAAGCTTATTTGCTTTTATGGAGTTCACGACTCTTAGAAtacatcataaatatataacatcttTACAGTGGATATTCCATATGAGACTGAAGATGATTTAGTATAAGCAATGCATCGTTATATAAACACTACAGTGAAtgtatcttaatatttttaagggATGGGAAGCAGGCATGATGCATATTTCATGAGGCCAATTTGTATTTATGATACAAAAGAAATGTCAAGGACAAACTTTTACATGTTCCAATCATATATGAAACTTGGTAAGAGAGGGAAATAATCTATCCTTTAAGAagcaatattttcaataaatgtaATAATGGTGTTAGCTAGGATTAAATTTTAGCATTACAATTTTGAAGTCTACTCCCAGAAAAGTTATGTCAACACTACCTGAGATCATCAGGATAGTCAGGAGATCGGGATGGAGGAGCGCAGAATATCACGTATGGGAATTTCCGATCTGATAGTTTTCCCTTCAAGGAAGGATTGATCCCAATTTTGATCAACTCATCATGGTGGTCAGTAGTGAATGTTTGCCCAAAGATTTGACAGACAGGGTGTTGCTGGGATCAACCACATGAATTAACCAACTCACGTAACTACTCAGAATATGAATATGTAACGCACCTAAAGGTATTCACTAAGCTCAGCAAAGAATCGTTACCTCTCTCCATTCTTCAGCCACTAGTTGGCCTAAAACACCTGGCCCAACAATTAACAGGTCGTTTGGTCCAACCAAGCTGGACGATGACATCTTTAATTTGTCACTTTCTGAACCTGCAGCCAAAGAATCATTGTACCATGCCATGAGCTAAATCATCCTTGTTAGATAGAATTAATTTCCAGAAGCTTCACATTCATTAGCAGAAAATCGTCCAGAATGCATTCAGTTAAGCCATTTCTTGACCACTCATTGCttcattttgatcatgttttcaAAGAGAATTATAAtcctatatattattattttagtataatttatCAATGTGATCCAAGTAACaatacattttaacattaatatcaattaaattattaacaaaatataaatcaacatATCTTACAAATTTTCATGCCAAACAGTCAGATCACATTGACAGTCAAGTTCCAAATTCAATGTAGTTTGGAAATAGTCAAAGAATCTAGTCAATGACAATAATGTAAGACTAGTGTGATTTTTAGGTATCCATTCAGTTATTTTATGAATGATTTTATAACACCCAAAACCAAGCACAGAGATTTTAGTCACTATGCAATTAGAATTAGATAATACAATAATAACAATTGCCAAGATTATAAAAGTATTTCACTATATTCCAAAAATCACGCAATTAAAAACTGTATTGAATCCtgcttctttctttttctctaaTATTGGAAGATTGAAGAATAATATAATCCGTAGTCATACCAGAAACTTCACAACAGTTTTATTAAGTTagaataaattagtttttttactaATTCAATTGTTGTTAGTGTTAGTAATATAAGTAGTGGGTAGTTAGTGTTAATAATGCAAGAAGTGGGTAGTTAGttgttaaattttaactttCCCCGGTATTTATATCtcatattatgaaataatattagattttcaattaactttgttttatttggtatgagagagagagattctGCGAGAGAATCACGAAATAGTAACCTTGCGAGAAAGGGGTTTTTCAAGTTCAGATTTCTTAAAACCCCGAATGGAGAAAGGCATGTACGAAGATAACATAACCAGGTTACGGCCAGTATTATGATCATTGAAGTGAGCTGATGGAGAACCTGTTAAGGGCAAAAGGATTATGGGCTCTTGTCGAAAAAGTATTCGAAGAACCGGAAGTTGATACAACACTTACTATGACACAACAAAAACTGCTAGACAAATTGAAGACTAAGGATTGTAAGGTAAAGCACTTCCTCTATTTAGCTATTGACAGAATTACGTTTGAACAAATTCTCAATAGAAACACTTCCAAAATAATTTGGGAATCACTGAAATCTAAGTTTGGAGGTAATGATAAGGTAAAGTGGTCTATGTTAAATACCTTAAGGCGAGAGTTTGAGATTCTAGAAATAAAGAAAGGGGAAATAATTAAAGAGTACTTTACTAGGGTTACTTCAGTGGCAAATCAGATACTCGTTTAATGTCTATTGATGAGCTACAAAACTTACTAGTTGTGCACGAgcataaattcaagaaaaatgAGTAAGAAGATAATCAAGTCCTTAAAGTATTCAGTCCGTGTAGAGGAAGAACATTTGACAAAGCTGCAATAAAATGTTACATATGTCACAAACTGAAACATTTTGCTTATTAATGCCCTAATTGGGAGGGAAAAGCGAACTATACCAAGAACGGGGAAGATGATGTGCTTTTAATGACCTGTGTTTAACAGACAAAGAATCGAAAAACAGTCAAGAAAAAGATACTTATTCTTGGAATGTAGATGCTCCAATCATATTTGTGCGAATTTAGAATGTTTCACACGCATAAATATGATTTGTAATCACTCTATCAAGTTGGGAAATGACATGAAGATGCCAGTGCTATGGAAGGATAATGTGACTATGAAAGTTGATGGGATGAACAAGACTATTAGTGT is part of the Impatiens glandulifera chromosome 1, dImpGla2.1, whole genome shotgun sequence genome and encodes:
- the LOC124920863 gene encoding divinyl chlorophyllide a 8-vinyl-reductase, chloroplastic, which encodes MYIGALANGFIIHTPKVRIHRPNNNLLHSNFINQMQMKSNPYALPTKQRIKPFFFYASATPSSLETSKPSFRSKNPKDINILIVGSTGYIGNFVVKELVKRGFNVIAVAREKSGIRGKFSKEDALQQLNGAKVTFSDVTQLDSLEKTLNDLGVSIDVVVSCLASRNGGVKDSWLIDYEATKNSLIAGRNHGASHFVLLSAICVQKPLLEFQRAKLKFEAELIDSGLTYSIVRPTAFFKSLGGQVELVKTGKPYVMFGDGKLCACKPISEPDLASFIADCVMGEDKINQVLPIGGPGKALTPLEQGEMLFSLVGKEPKFIKVPIQIMDFAIGVLDFLVKIFPSLEDAAEFGKIGRYYAAESMLILDPETGEYNDEKTPSYGNDTLEEFFQRVLREGMAGQELGEQTIF
- the LOC124922598 gene encoding uncharacterized protein LOC124922598 — translated: MSNAIGFICAPTHWLSLPVPSLVHFQTNLNSLSSPFSGSSIVLAVSLPASKSRFYASITKSNSSMAASIQASAYSSTIGSESDKLKMSSSSLVGPNDLLIVGPGVLGQLVAEEWREQHPVCQIFGQTFTTDHHDELIKIGINPSLKGKLSDRKFPYVIFCAPPSRSPDYPDDLREAASSWNGEGSFLFTSSSAPYDVSDNGPCDEDSPVAPIGKSPRSDVLLKAEKVVLEHDGCVLRLAGLYKIDRGAHHYWLEKGTVDVRPDHILNLIHYEDAASLSVAILKKKLRGRIFLGCDNHPLSRQEIMDLVDKSGKFEKKFNKFTGTKDTLGKKLSNSKTRKEIGWEPKYPSFANFLGVSE